In Nitrosomonas ureae, the sequence CACTATCCAACGGCGCCGAAATCGAAAGCTTCGGCGTATTAGTACAGGAACTGGGGGCCAAGTCAGTCATGGCGACTTTATGGCCGGTGATTGATGAGAGCACCAGCTTTTTTATGAAAAGCTTTTATCAACTCCGCGAGCAAAACAAACTCACCAAAGCAGAAGCCCTGCGTCAAGCACAACTTTCAATGATTACCAGCGGCGATAAATTCTCCCAGCCCTATTACTGGGCACCGTTTGTGTTGATGGGTAATTGGTTGTGAAATATCAACAAGGCGGCGCGATTCCATGGATAATATTCTGGCGTTCTTGAATGATATTTTATCCCCGGGTTTCATTTTATGCGACTTGGGACGGAAGCTCGTTAAGAACTAGCAGATTGAGGAGCGTGCTCAATATCTCGTTGGTTACGGCCGAGTGTTGATTATTAGTTGTGGAGTTGGAGTTGCCCCCTTTGAACGGACACATTATGTTCTGTTTAAAGGAGAAGAAATATGACACAAAACTACAAACCTGCTTACCCACCTGAGTTTCGTCAGCAGATGGTGGAATTGGTAGCATTAGGCAAATGCCCCAAGCAATTATCCAAGGAATTTGGATGCCACTACACTTCGATACAAACCTGGTGTCGAGCAGCAGGTGTACCAATTAGATCAAGCCAGGCAATTGCTTTCGCTGCGACATCGAGTGTTGCTTCCTTGAGTGCCAACGAACGGCAGGAACTGCTGGAATTGCGTAAGAAGCTCAAGCGTGTGGAGATGGAGCGTGACATATTGGCAAAGGCTACGGCCTGGTTTGCAAACAACAAGGATTGATGGGGAAGGTGTACCAATTAATCAAGGCAAACCGGGCCCAATTTCCGGCTCGTGTTCTATGCGAGACACTCGGTGTATCGCACAGCGGTTACTATGACTGGGCAAAACGCACACCCAGCCGACGGGCCATTACCAACTGTCGATTGATCGAGCAGATCATGGCCATATACCGTACCAGCGATTGTACGTATGGCCGCCCCCGCATTACCGTTGAATTAGCCGATCGTGGAGTCAGGGTCAATCATAAGCGCGTAGGCAGATTGATGCGTGAAGCTGGAATTAAAGGGGTGAGTCGCAGGCGAGGCTTTGTGATCACGACTCATCGGAATAAGCGTGACCGCCCTGCACCGGATTTAGTGCAACGCCATTTCAAGGCAGCTAGCATCAATCAACTATGGGTTGCGGACATGACTTACATTCCTACCTGGGCAGGGTTCCTGTACCTGGCCGTGGTCATCGATGTATTCAGCCGTAAGGTAGTGGGCTGGTCTTTCGGTGAAACCATGACAGCAAGCCTGGTGATCAGTGCGTTGAACATGGCGTTAATCACTCGTAAACCGGGCAAAGTGATTCACCATAGCGATAGTAAGAATACTTGCACCAGATTTCAATAATGATTTGACTCAATTATTGAATGAGTAATTATTGGAATTCTGGTACCGTAAGAATTGCCAAGTTTCCTGACTCTCAGAGCGATAGACCGTCAATAGTGTCATTCCCTGGATCTGTCGGTTATTTGGCAATATCTATCGGTGAGGTTTCACCTCGCCATTGTCTGTGACCCAAGAAGGGCCTGATCGCTTATCTCATTACTGTCTTGTCCCGGCAATCGGTTTCGGTGAATCCCTATCAATAACATCATTCAAAAATAGGGAGCTGAGAATGGATGACAATCATCATGGCATAGTTGGAGGAGTTGATACCCACAAAGACATACATTTCGCAGCCGTAGTCGATACTTACGATCGAGTGCTTGCCAGTAATTCTTTCTCCACAACACGGCAAGGATACAAATCAATGCTGATGAATTGGATGCAATCTTTTGGTGAGGTCAAGCGCATTGGAATAGAATGCACTGGGACTTATGGTGCGGGTTTGCTAAGGTATCTGCAGCAGTTTGACGTCGAAATTTTAGAAGTTACCTCACCTGATAAAATGGATCGACGCAGACGCGGCAAGAACGATACAATCGATGCGGAAAATGCGGCCCATGCTGCATTTGCTGGAATACGAACCGTCACACCTAAAACACGAGATGGCATGGTGGAGTCGTTACGAGTTCTAAAGGTATGTAGGAAGACTGCCATTGCAGCTAGACGTATCGCACTCCAAATGATCCAAATGAATATTATTTCCGCACCAGAGTCGATTCGGGAACCGCTCCGTGCACTGACTCGCATGCAATTAATCCGTACTCTTGTCACTTGGCGGCCAGATCTGGGCGGGTATCGTAATATATCAACTGCATACAAAATCGCATTGAAATCTCTTGCACGGCGATATCTGGAATTGCATGATGAGATTGCGGATCGGGATGTCATGATCTCAGCCATAGTTGATGAACTTGCTCCCGATCTGATTGCAGGTAAAGCCATTGGTTATGAGTCTGCTGCACAATTACTCATTACCGCGGGAGACAATCCGGATCGATTAAAATCCGAAGCTAGCTTTGCCGCATTATGCGGTGTAAATCCAATTCCTGCTTCCTCGGGCAAGGTCAATAGACACAGATTGAATCGCGGCGGTGACAGAGCCGCTAATAGTGCACTGCATATTATCGCTATTGGACGACTGAGGACGGACAATAAAACTAAAGAGTACGTTGATAAAAGTTTGACACAAGGGCATACGAAACTTGAGGCGCTGCGGTGCCTTAAACGCTATATTGCGCGAGAAGTTTATTACATTCTGAAAAAACGCAACAATCTTATCAATAGTATCCAAATTGCTGCTTGACATTTAGAAGGGCATCCAGGGCAGTCAATACACCAGTGTTGAATTCGGCAAGCGATGCAGGGAAATGGGTGTGCATCCCTCCATGGGAAGTGTGGGTGA encodes:
- a CDS encoding transposase, with the protein product MTQNYKPAYPPEFRQQMVELVALGKCPKQLSKEFGCHYTSIQTWCRAAGVPIRSSQAIAFAATSSVASLSANERQELLELRKKLKRVEMERDILAKATAWFANNKD
- a CDS encoding IS3 family transposase, with product MGKVYQLIKANRAQFPARVLCETLGVSHSGYYDWAKRTPSRRAITNCRLIEQIMAIYRTSDCTYGRPRITVELADRGVRVNHKRVGRLMREAGIKGVSRRRGFVITTHRNKRDRPAPDLVQRHFKAASINQLWVADMTYIPTWAGFLYLAVVIDVFSRKVVGWSFGETMTASLVISALNMALITRKPGKVIHHSDSKNTCTRFQ
- a CDS encoding IS110 family transposase: MDDNHHGIVGGVDTHKDIHFAAVVDTYDRVLASNSFSTTRQGYKSMLMNWMQSFGEVKRIGIECTGTYGAGLLRYLQQFDVEILEVTSPDKMDRRRRGKNDTIDAENAAHAAFAGIRTVTPKTRDGMVESLRVLKVCRKTAIAARRIALQMIQMNIISAPESIREPLRALTRMQLIRTLVTWRPDLGGYRNISTAYKIALKSLARRYLELHDEIADRDVMISAIVDELAPDLIAGKAIGYESAAQLLITAGDNPDRLKSEASFAALCGVNPIPASSGKVNRHRLNRGGDRAANSALHIIAIGRLRTDNKTKEYVDKSLTQGHTKLEALRCLKRYIAREVYYILKKRNNLINSIQIAA